From Etheostoma cragini isolate CJK2018 chromosome 10, CSU_Ecrag_1.0, whole genome shotgun sequence, the proteins below share one genomic window:
- the dele1 gene encoding death ligand signal enhancer isoform X6: MWRVQGFVGRVLHRCHGSTPLRLPQNQGQSQGLGEVEVINSSAVLSSSRHTSDISAQKEENGRRRKKQRSFQFGYAELPRYTALDAVGWGAAAVLFMQICRKIHSQFSSSTEPNPIPGALTAPSTLHKCGYRILLEILSRRDVLPRGSSVLCLPVVPERHDQDQSLGSSTGDAVSSGEQDRLTADCSLSDQQKPLLNQDSTIPEESLLSASYPLQNDANQDNTETKDNNDKDMSDEERLAGAALNLRHVGETSIPVILNIIGLQSSKNEKHKEAFTCFVAAAQQGYGKAQFNTGVCYEKGRGVSKNKEKALYYYGQAAVGGHSQAQYRYAKLLLTSRGQQSLEELNTAIHLLELAAAAGLTKAQVCLASVYTQEPVRDGSRSVHYLKMAAENGDNTALLFLGQCFESGFGVQQNLRTAIEYYKQAAQAGNKQAKSLMTPPSDTYSKEDAVLRSIRSAPCFSEADRQLNKRLSSLASCVSLSTSHPVTLPLLPHSWSTGSLCAPPPLSSTPRHLHPSTEGGACQWTVRIG; encoded by the exons ATGTGGAGAGTTCAAGGTTTTGTTGGAAGAG TTCTGCACCGATGCCATGGCAGCACCCCCCTGCGACTTCCCCAGAACCAGGGGCAGTCTCAGGGACTGGGGGAGGTTGAGGTCATCAACAGCTCAGCTGTCCTCTCCAGCTCACGACACACCTCCGACATCAG CGCTCAGAAAGAGGAGaatggaaggaggaggaagaaacagAGGAGCTTTCAGTTCGGCTATGCTGAGCTCCCACGTTACACAGCCCTGGACGCTGTGGGATGG GGTGCTGCAGCAGTTCTGTTTATGCAGATCTGCAGGAAGATCCACTCCCAGTTCTCCTCAAGCACTGAGCCCAATCCGATCCCTGGAGCCCTGACAGCACCCTCCACTTTGCACAAGTGCGGCTACCGCATCCTGCTGGAGATCT TGTCTAGACGAGATGTCCTGCCCAGAGGAAGCAGTGTGTTGTGTCTGCCGGTGGTGCCGGAGAGACACGACCAAGATCAGTCTCTGGGCAGCAGTACAGGTGACGCTGTGAGCAGCGGTGAACAGGACCGTCTGACTGCTGACTGCTCCCTCTCTGACCAACAGAAGCCACTCCTGAACCAGGATTCTACTATACCTG AGGAATCCCTTCTGTCAGCATCCTATCCTTTGCAGAACGATGCTAAccaagacaacacagagactaaagATAATAATGACAAG GACATGTCTGATGAGGAGAGGTTGGCAGGAGCAGCATTAAATCTCAGACACGTGGGCGAAACCAGCATTCCCGTTATCCTTAACATCATCG GTCTACAAAGTTCCAAGAATGAGAAGCACAAGGAAgcttttacttgttttgtaGCTGCAGCTCAGCAGGGTTACGGCAAGGCCCAGTTTAACACGGGTGTGTGCTACGAGAAAGGCAGAGGAGTCAGCAAGAacaaagagaaa gCTCTGTATTACTACGGGCAGGCAGCAGTTGGGGGTCACAGTCAGGCTCAGTACCGCTATGCAAAGCTGCTCCtgaccagcagggggcagcagaGTTTAGAGGAGCTGAATACCGCCATCCACTTACTGGAACTGGCTGCTGCAGCTGGACTCACCAAG GCTCAGGTCTGCCTGGCCTCGGTCTACACTCAGGAGCCGGTGAGAGACGGCAGCAGGTCTGTCCACTACCTGAAGATGGCAGCAGAGAACGGA GACAACACCGCCCTGCTATTCCTGGGTCAGTGTTTTGAGAGCGGCTTTGGGGTGCAGCAGAATCTGAGGACAGCGATTGAATATTACAAACAAGCGGCTCAAGCTGGCAACAAGCAGGCTAAAAGCTTAATGACGCCTCCCAGTGATACTTACAGTAAGG AAGATGCCGTGTTACGCTCCATCCGTTCAGCTCCATGTTTCTCTGAAGCCGACCGTCAGCTCAACAAGCGGCTTTCATCTCTTGCCagttgtgtctctctctccaccagTCACCCCGTCACCCTTCCCCTCCTGCCTCACTCATGGAGCACCGGGAGCCTGTGTGCCCCCCCGCCGCTGTCCTCCACGCCTCGTCACCTCCACCCCAGCACTGAGGGAGGAGCCTGCCAGTGGACTGTAAGGATAGGATAG
- the dele1 gene encoding death ligand signal enhancer isoform X3, with the protein MWRVQGFVGRVLHRCHGSTPLRLPQNQGQSQGLGEVEVINSSAVLSSSRHTSDISAQKEENGRRRKKQRSFQFGYAELPRYTALDAVGWGAAAVLFMQICRKIHSQFSSSTEPNPIPGALTAPSTLHKCGYRILLEILSRRDVLPRGSSVLCLPVVPERHDQDQSLGSSTGDAVSSGEQDRLTADCSLSDQQKPLLNQDSTIPEESLLSASYPLQNDANQDNTETKDNNDKDMSDEERLAGAALNLRHVGETSIPVILNIIGLQSSKNEKHKEAFTCFVAAAQQGYGKAQFNTGVCYEKGRGVSKNKEKALYYYGQAAVGGHSQAQYRYAKLLLTSRGQQSLEELNTAIHLLELAAAAGLTKETFRHLTVEKERAQVCLASVYTQEPVRDGSRSVHYLKMAAENGDNTALLFLGQCFESGFGVQQNLRTAIEYYKQAAQAGNKQAKSLMTPPSDTYTEDAVLRSIRSAPCFSEADRQLNKRLSSLASCVSLSTSHPVTLPLLPHSWSTGSLCAPPPLSSTPRHLHPSTEGGACQWTVRIG; encoded by the exons ATGTGGAGAGTTCAAGGTTTTGTTGGAAGAG TTCTGCACCGATGCCATGGCAGCACCCCCCTGCGACTTCCCCAGAACCAGGGGCAGTCTCAGGGACTGGGGGAGGTTGAGGTCATCAACAGCTCAGCTGTCCTCTCCAGCTCACGACACACCTCCGACATCAG CGCTCAGAAAGAGGAGaatggaaggaggaggaagaaacagAGGAGCTTTCAGTTCGGCTATGCTGAGCTCCCACGTTACACAGCCCTGGACGCTGTGGGATGG GGTGCTGCAGCAGTTCTGTTTATGCAGATCTGCAGGAAGATCCACTCCCAGTTCTCCTCAAGCACTGAGCCCAATCCGATCCCTGGAGCCCTGACAGCACCCTCCACTTTGCACAAGTGCGGCTACCGCATCCTGCTGGAGATCT TGTCTAGACGAGATGTCCTGCCCAGAGGAAGCAGTGTGTTGTGTCTGCCGGTGGTGCCGGAGAGACACGACCAAGATCAGTCTCTGGGCAGCAGTACAGGTGACGCTGTGAGCAGCGGTGAACAGGACCGTCTGACTGCTGACTGCTCCCTCTCTGACCAACAGAAGCCACTCCTGAACCAGGATTCTACTATACCTG AGGAATCCCTTCTGTCAGCATCCTATCCTTTGCAGAACGATGCTAAccaagacaacacagagactaaagATAATAATGACAAG GACATGTCTGATGAGGAGAGGTTGGCAGGAGCAGCATTAAATCTCAGACACGTGGGCGAAACCAGCATTCCCGTTATCCTTAACATCATCG GTCTACAAAGTTCCAAGAATGAGAAGCACAAGGAAgcttttacttgttttgtaGCTGCAGCTCAGCAGGGTTACGGCAAGGCCCAGTTTAACACGGGTGTGTGCTACGAGAAAGGCAGAGGAGTCAGCAAGAacaaagagaaa gCTCTGTATTACTACGGGCAGGCAGCAGTTGGGGGTCACAGTCAGGCTCAGTACCGCTATGCAAAGCTGCTCCtgaccagcagggggcagcagaGTTTAGAGGAGCTGAATACCGCCATCCACTTACTGGAACTGGCTGCTGCAGCTGGACTCACCAAG GAGACATTTAGACATCTCACAGTAGAAAAAGAGCgg GCTCAGGTCTGCCTGGCCTCGGTCTACACTCAGGAGCCGGTGAGAGACGGCAGCAGGTCTGTCCACTACCTGAAGATGGCAGCAGAGAACGGA GACAACACCGCCCTGCTATTCCTGGGTCAGTGTTTTGAGAGCGGCTTTGGGGTGCAGCAGAATCTGAGGACAGCGATTGAATATTACAAACAAGCGGCTCAAGCTGGCAACAAGCAGGCTAAAAGCTTAATGACGCCTCCCAGTGATACTTACA CAGAAGATGCCGTGTTACGCTCCATCCGTTCAGCTCCATGTTTCTCTGAAGCCGACCGTCAGCTCAACAAGCGGCTTTCATCTCTTGCCagttgtgtctctctctccaccagTCACCCCGTCACCCTTCCCCTCCTGCCTCACTCATGGAGCACCGGGAGCCTGTGTGCCCCCCCGCCGCTGTCCTCCACGCCTCGTCACCTCCACCCCAGCACTGAGGGAGGAGCCTGCCAGTGGACTGTAAGGATAGGATAG
- the dele1 gene encoding death ligand signal enhancer isoform X5, with the protein MWRVQGFVGRVLHRCHGSTPLRLPQNQGQSQGLGEVEVINSSAVLSSSRHTSDISAQKEENGRRRKKQRSFQFGYAELPRYTALDAVGWGAAAVLFMQICRKIHSQFSSSTEPNPIPGALTAPSTLHKCGYRILLEILSRRDVLPRGSSVLCLPVVPERHDQDQSLGSSTGDAVSSGEQDRLTADCSLSDQQKPLLNQDSTIPEESLLSASYPLQNDANQDNTETKDNNDKDMSDEERLAGAALNLRHVGETSIPVILNIIGLQSSKNEKHKEAFTCFVAAAQQGYGKAQFNTGVCYEKGRGVSKNKEKALYYYGQAAVGGHSQAQYRYAKLLLTSRGQQSLEELNTAIHLLELAAAAGLTKAQVCLASVYTQEPVRDGSRSVHYLKMAAENGDNTALLFLGQCFESGFGVQQNLRTAIEYYKQAAQAGNKQAKSLMTPPSDTYSKAEDAVLRSIRSAPCFSEADRQLNKRLSSLASCVSLSTSHPVTLPLLPHSWSTGSLCAPPPLSSTPRHLHPSTEGGACQWTVRIG; encoded by the exons ATGTGGAGAGTTCAAGGTTTTGTTGGAAGAG TTCTGCACCGATGCCATGGCAGCACCCCCCTGCGACTTCCCCAGAACCAGGGGCAGTCTCAGGGACTGGGGGAGGTTGAGGTCATCAACAGCTCAGCTGTCCTCTCCAGCTCACGACACACCTCCGACATCAG CGCTCAGAAAGAGGAGaatggaaggaggaggaagaaacagAGGAGCTTTCAGTTCGGCTATGCTGAGCTCCCACGTTACACAGCCCTGGACGCTGTGGGATGG GGTGCTGCAGCAGTTCTGTTTATGCAGATCTGCAGGAAGATCCACTCCCAGTTCTCCTCAAGCACTGAGCCCAATCCGATCCCTGGAGCCCTGACAGCACCCTCCACTTTGCACAAGTGCGGCTACCGCATCCTGCTGGAGATCT TGTCTAGACGAGATGTCCTGCCCAGAGGAAGCAGTGTGTTGTGTCTGCCGGTGGTGCCGGAGAGACACGACCAAGATCAGTCTCTGGGCAGCAGTACAGGTGACGCTGTGAGCAGCGGTGAACAGGACCGTCTGACTGCTGACTGCTCCCTCTCTGACCAACAGAAGCCACTCCTGAACCAGGATTCTACTATACCTG AGGAATCCCTTCTGTCAGCATCCTATCCTTTGCAGAACGATGCTAAccaagacaacacagagactaaagATAATAATGACAAG GACATGTCTGATGAGGAGAGGTTGGCAGGAGCAGCATTAAATCTCAGACACGTGGGCGAAACCAGCATTCCCGTTATCCTTAACATCATCG GTCTACAAAGTTCCAAGAATGAGAAGCACAAGGAAgcttttacttgttttgtaGCTGCAGCTCAGCAGGGTTACGGCAAGGCCCAGTTTAACACGGGTGTGTGCTACGAGAAAGGCAGAGGAGTCAGCAAGAacaaagagaaa gCTCTGTATTACTACGGGCAGGCAGCAGTTGGGGGTCACAGTCAGGCTCAGTACCGCTATGCAAAGCTGCTCCtgaccagcagggggcagcagaGTTTAGAGGAGCTGAATACCGCCATCCACTTACTGGAACTGGCTGCTGCAGCTGGACTCACCAAG GCTCAGGTCTGCCTGGCCTCGGTCTACACTCAGGAGCCGGTGAGAGACGGCAGCAGGTCTGTCCACTACCTGAAGATGGCAGCAGAGAACGGA GACAACACCGCCCTGCTATTCCTGGGTCAGTGTTTTGAGAGCGGCTTTGGGGTGCAGCAGAATCTGAGGACAGCGATTGAATATTACAAACAAGCGGCTCAAGCTGGCAACAAGCAGGCTAAAAGCTTAATGACGCCTCCCAGTGATACTTACAGTAAGG CAGAAGATGCCGTGTTACGCTCCATCCGTTCAGCTCCATGTTTCTCTGAAGCCGACCGTCAGCTCAACAAGCGGCTTTCATCTCTTGCCagttgtgtctctctctccaccagTCACCCCGTCACCCTTCCCCTCCTGCCTCACTCATGGAGCACCGGGAGCCTGTGTGCCCCCCCGCCGCTGTCCTCCACGCCTCGTCACCTCCACCCCAGCACTGAGGGAGGAGCCTGCCAGTGGACTGTAAGGATAGGATAG
- the dele1 gene encoding death ligand signal enhancer isoform X1: MWRVQGFVGRVLHRCHGSTPLRLPQNQGQSQGLGEVEVINSSAVLSSSRHTSDISAQKEENGRRRKKQRSFQFGYAELPRYTALDAVGWGAAAVLFMQICRKIHSQFSSSTEPNPIPGALTAPSTLHKCGYRILLEILSRRDVLPRGSSVLCLPVVPERHDQDQSLGSSTGDAVSSGEQDRLTADCSLSDQQKPLLNQDSTIPEESLLSASYPLQNDANQDNTETKDNNDKDMSDEERLAGAALNLRHVGETSIPVILNIIGLQSSKNEKHKEAFTCFVAAAQQGYGKAQFNTGVCYEKGRGVSKNKEKALYYYGQAAVGGHSQAQYRYAKLLLTSRGQQSLEELNTAIHLLELAAAAGLTKETFRHLTVEKERAQVCLASVYTQEPVRDGSRSVHYLKMAAENGDNTALLFLGQCFESGFGVQQNLRTAIEYYKQAAQAGNKQAKSLMTPPSDTYSKAEDAVLRSIRSAPCFSEADRQLNKRLSSLASCVSLSTSHPVTLPLLPHSWSTGSLCAPPPLSSTPRHLHPSTEGGACQWTVRIG; this comes from the exons ATGTGGAGAGTTCAAGGTTTTGTTGGAAGAG TTCTGCACCGATGCCATGGCAGCACCCCCCTGCGACTTCCCCAGAACCAGGGGCAGTCTCAGGGACTGGGGGAGGTTGAGGTCATCAACAGCTCAGCTGTCCTCTCCAGCTCACGACACACCTCCGACATCAG CGCTCAGAAAGAGGAGaatggaaggaggaggaagaaacagAGGAGCTTTCAGTTCGGCTATGCTGAGCTCCCACGTTACACAGCCCTGGACGCTGTGGGATGG GGTGCTGCAGCAGTTCTGTTTATGCAGATCTGCAGGAAGATCCACTCCCAGTTCTCCTCAAGCACTGAGCCCAATCCGATCCCTGGAGCCCTGACAGCACCCTCCACTTTGCACAAGTGCGGCTACCGCATCCTGCTGGAGATCT TGTCTAGACGAGATGTCCTGCCCAGAGGAAGCAGTGTGTTGTGTCTGCCGGTGGTGCCGGAGAGACACGACCAAGATCAGTCTCTGGGCAGCAGTACAGGTGACGCTGTGAGCAGCGGTGAACAGGACCGTCTGACTGCTGACTGCTCCCTCTCTGACCAACAGAAGCCACTCCTGAACCAGGATTCTACTATACCTG AGGAATCCCTTCTGTCAGCATCCTATCCTTTGCAGAACGATGCTAAccaagacaacacagagactaaagATAATAATGACAAG GACATGTCTGATGAGGAGAGGTTGGCAGGAGCAGCATTAAATCTCAGACACGTGGGCGAAACCAGCATTCCCGTTATCCTTAACATCATCG GTCTACAAAGTTCCAAGAATGAGAAGCACAAGGAAgcttttacttgttttgtaGCTGCAGCTCAGCAGGGTTACGGCAAGGCCCAGTTTAACACGGGTGTGTGCTACGAGAAAGGCAGAGGAGTCAGCAAGAacaaagagaaa gCTCTGTATTACTACGGGCAGGCAGCAGTTGGGGGTCACAGTCAGGCTCAGTACCGCTATGCAAAGCTGCTCCtgaccagcagggggcagcagaGTTTAGAGGAGCTGAATACCGCCATCCACTTACTGGAACTGGCTGCTGCAGCTGGACTCACCAAG GAGACATTTAGACATCTCACAGTAGAAAAAGAGCgg GCTCAGGTCTGCCTGGCCTCGGTCTACACTCAGGAGCCGGTGAGAGACGGCAGCAGGTCTGTCCACTACCTGAAGATGGCAGCAGAGAACGGA GACAACACCGCCCTGCTATTCCTGGGTCAGTGTTTTGAGAGCGGCTTTGGGGTGCAGCAGAATCTGAGGACAGCGATTGAATATTACAAACAAGCGGCTCAAGCTGGCAACAAGCAGGCTAAAAGCTTAATGACGCCTCCCAGTGATACTTACAGTAAGG CAGAAGATGCCGTGTTACGCTCCATCCGTTCAGCTCCATGTTTCTCTGAAGCCGACCGTCAGCTCAACAAGCGGCTTTCATCTCTTGCCagttgtgtctctctctccaccagTCACCCCGTCACCCTTCCCCTCCTGCCTCACTCATGGAGCACCGGGAGCCTGTGTGCCCCCCCGCCGCTGTCCTCCACGCCTCGTCACCTCCACCCCAGCACTGAGGGAGGAGCCTGCCAGTGGACTGTAAGGATAGGATAG
- the dele1 gene encoding death ligand signal enhancer isoform X4 produces MWRVQGFVGRVLHRCHGSTPLRLPQNQGQSQGLGEVEVINSSAVLSSSRHTSDISAQKEENGRRRKKQRSFQFGYAELPRYTALDAVGWGAAAVLFMQICRKIHSQFSSSTEPNPIPGALTAPSTLHKCGYRILLEILSRRDVLPRGSSVLCLPVVPERHDQDQSLGSSTGDAVSSGEQDRLTADCSLSDQQKPLLNQDSTIPEESLLSASYPLQNDANQDNTETKDNNDKDMSDEERLAGAALNLRHVGETSIPVILNIIGLQSSKNEKHKEAFTCFVAAAQQGYGKAQFNTGVCYEKGRGVSKNKEKALYYYGQAAVGGHSQAQYRYAKLLLTSRGQQSLEELNTAIHLLELAAAAGLTKETFRHLTVEKERAQVCLASVYTQEPVRDGSRSVHYLKMAAENGDNTALLFLGQCFESGFGVQQNLRTAIEYYKQAAQAGNKQAKSLMTPPSDTYKDAVLRSIRSAPCFSEADRQLNKRLSSLASCVSLSTSHPVTLPLLPHSWSTGSLCAPPPLSSTPRHLHPSTEGGACQWTVRIG; encoded by the exons ATGTGGAGAGTTCAAGGTTTTGTTGGAAGAG TTCTGCACCGATGCCATGGCAGCACCCCCCTGCGACTTCCCCAGAACCAGGGGCAGTCTCAGGGACTGGGGGAGGTTGAGGTCATCAACAGCTCAGCTGTCCTCTCCAGCTCACGACACACCTCCGACATCAG CGCTCAGAAAGAGGAGaatggaaggaggaggaagaaacagAGGAGCTTTCAGTTCGGCTATGCTGAGCTCCCACGTTACACAGCCCTGGACGCTGTGGGATGG GGTGCTGCAGCAGTTCTGTTTATGCAGATCTGCAGGAAGATCCACTCCCAGTTCTCCTCAAGCACTGAGCCCAATCCGATCCCTGGAGCCCTGACAGCACCCTCCACTTTGCACAAGTGCGGCTACCGCATCCTGCTGGAGATCT TGTCTAGACGAGATGTCCTGCCCAGAGGAAGCAGTGTGTTGTGTCTGCCGGTGGTGCCGGAGAGACACGACCAAGATCAGTCTCTGGGCAGCAGTACAGGTGACGCTGTGAGCAGCGGTGAACAGGACCGTCTGACTGCTGACTGCTCCCTCTCTGACCAACAGAAGCCACTCCTGAACCAGGATTCTACTATACCTG AGGAATCCCTTCTGTCAGCATCCTATCCTTTGCAGAACGATGCTAAccaagacaacacagagactaaagATAATAATGACAAG GACATGTCTGATGAGGAGAGGTTGGCAGGAGCAGCATTAAATCTCAGACACGTGGGCGAAACCAGCATTCCCGTTATCCTTAACATCATCG GTCTACAAAGTTCCAAGAATGAGAAGCACAAGGAAgcttttacttgttttgtaGCTGCAGCTCAGCAGGGTTACGGCAAGGCCCAGTTTAACACGGGTGTGTGCTACGAGAAAGGCAGAGGAGTCAGCAAGAacaaagagaaa gCTCTGTATTACTACGGGCAGGCAGCAGTTGGGGGTCACAGTCAGGCTCAGTACCGCTATGCAAAGCTGCTCCtgaccagcagggggcagcagaGTTTAGAGGAGCTGAATACCGCCATCCACTTACTGGAACTGGCTGCTGCAGCTGGACTCACCAAG GAGACATTTAGACATCTCACAGTAGAAAAAGAGCgg GCTCAGGTCTGCCTGGCCTCGGTCTACACTCAGGAGCCGGTGAGAGACGGCAGCAGGTCTGTCCACTACCTGAAGATGGCAGCAGAGAACGGA GACAACACCGCCCTGCTATTCCTGGGTCAGTGTTTTGAGAGCGGCTTTGGGGTGCAGCAGAATCTGAGGACAGCGATTGAATATTACAAACAAGCGGCTCAAGCTGGCAACAAGCAGGCTAAAAGCTTAATGACGCCTCCCAGTGATACTTACA AAGATGCCGTGTTACGCTCCATCCGTTCAGCTCCATGTTTCTCTGAAGCCGACCGTCAGCTCAACAAGCGGCTTTCATCTCTTGCCagttgtgtctctctctccaccagTCACCCCGTCACCCTTCCCCTCCTGCCTCACTCATGGAGCACCGGGAGCCTGTGTGCCCCCCCGCCGCTGTCCTCCACGCCTCGTCACCTCCACCCCAGCACTGAGGGAGGAGCCTGCCAGTGGACTGTAAGGATAGGATAG
- the dele1 gene encoding death ligand signal enhancer isoform X2 — translation MWRVQGFVGRVLHRCHGSTPLRLPQNQGQSQGLGEVEVINSSAVLSSSRHTSDISAQKEENGRRRKKQRSFQFGYAELPRYTALDAVGWGAAAVLFMQICRKIHSQFSSSTEPNPIPGALTAPSTLHKCGYRILLEILSRRDVLPRGSSVLCLPVVPERHDQDQSLGSSTGDAVSSGEQDRLTADCSLSDQQKPLLNQDSTIPEESLLSASYPLQNDANQDNTETKDNNDKDMSDEERLAGAALNLRHVGETSIPVILNIIGLQSSKNEKHKEAFTCFVAAAQQGYGKAQFNTGVCYEKGRGVSKNKEKALYYYGQAAVGGHSQAQYRYAKLLLTSRGQQSLEELNTAIHLLELAAAAGLTKETFRHLTVEKERAQVCLASVYTQEPVRDGSRSVHYLKMAAENGDNTALLFLGQCFESGFGVQQNLRTAIEYYKQAAQAGNKQAKSLMTPPSDTYSKEDAVLRSIRSAPCFSEADRQLNKRLSSLASCVSLSTSHPVTLPLLPHSWSTGSLCAPPPLSSTPRHLHPSTEGGACQWTVRIG, via the exons ATGTGGAGAGTTCAAGGTTTTGTTGGAAGAG TTCTGCACCGATGCCATGGCAGCACCCCCCTGCGACTTCCCCAGAACCAGGGGCAGTCTCAGGGACTGGGGGAGGTTGAGGTCATCAACAGCTCAGCTGTCCTCTCCAGCTCACGACACACCTCCGACATCAG CGCTCAGAAAGAGGAGaatggaaggaggaggaagaaacagAGGAGCTTTCAGTTCGGCTATGCTGAGCTCCCACGTTACACAGCCCTGGACGCTGTGGGATGG GGTGCTGCAGCAGTTCTGTTTATGCAGATCTGCAGGAAGATCCACTCCCAGTTCTCCTCAAGCACTGAGCCCAATCCGATCCCTGGAGCCCTGACAGCACCCTCCACTTTGCACAAGTGCGGCTACCGCATCCTGCTGGAGATCT TGTCTAGACGAGATGTCCTGCCCAGAGGAAGCAGTGTGTTGTGTCTGCCGGTGGTGCCGGAGAGACACGACCAAGATCAGTCTCTGGGCAGCAGTACAGGTGACGCTGTGAGCAGCGGTGAACAGGACCGTCTGACTGCTGACTGCTCCCTCTCTGACCAACAGAAGCCACTCCTGAACCAGGATTCTACTATACCTG AGGAATCCCTTCTGTCAGCATCCTATCCTTTGCAGAACGATGCTAAccaagacaacacagagactaaagATAATAATGACAAG GACATGTCTGATGAGGAGAGGTTGGCAGGAGCAGCATTAAATCTCAGACACGTGGGCGAAACCAGCATTCCCGTTATCCTTAACATCATCG GTCTACAAAGTTCCAAGAATGAGAAGCACAAGGAAgcttttacttgttttgtaGCTGCAGCTCAGCAGGGTTACGGCAAGGCCCAGTTTAACACGGGTGTGTGCTACGAGAAAGGCAGAGGAGTCAGCAAGAacaaagagaaa gCTCTGTATTACTACGGGCAGGCAGCAGTTGGGGGTCACAGTCAGGCTCAGTACCGCTATGCAAAGCTGCTCCtgaccagcagggggcagcagaGTTTAGAGGAGCTGAATACCGCCATCCACTTACTGGAACTGGCTGCTGCAGCTGGACTCACCAAG GAGACATTTAGACATCTCACAGTAGAAAAAGAGCgg GCTCAGGTCTGCCTGGCCTCGGTCTACACTCAGGAGCCGGTGAGAGACGGCAGCAGGTCTGTCCACTACCTGAAGATGGCAGCAGAGAACGGA GACAACACCGCCCTGCTATTCCTGGGTCAGTGTTTTGAGAGCGGCTTTGGGGTGCAGCAGAATCTGAGGACAGCGATTGAATATTACAAACAAGCGGCTCAAGCTGGCAACAAGCAGGCTAAAAGCTTAATGACGCCTCCCAGTGATACTTACAGTAAGG AAGATGCCGTGTTACGCTCCATCCGTTCAGCTCCATGTTTCTCTGAAGCCGACCGTCAGCTCAACAAGCGGCTTTCATCTCTTGCCagttgtgtctctctctccaccagTCACCCCGTCACCCTTCCCCTCCTGCCTCACTCATGGAGCACCGGGAGCCTGTGTGCCCCCCCGCCGCTGTCCTCCACGCCTCGTCACCTCCACCCCAGCACTGAGGGAGGAGCCTGCCAGTGGACTGTAAGGATAGGATAG